The following is a genomic window from Pseudomonadota bacterium.
GTTTACCCATTGTCCGGGAACTTCCATCCATCGACCGGGCGGTGGCTGGGTCGTATCCGGAGAAGCATAGACAGCTTTCTGTTTCTGAGCATCATCCGCTTTTTTCTGTTTTTGATAATCCATCTCGTGACCCACAAGGGCGCCAGCAAGAGCACCACCTGCAACACCGATGAGGGTTCCCGCTGTGTTGCCGCCAATGACCTGACCGGCGATTGCACCAAGGCCGGCCCCGACAGCAGCGCCTTTGGTAGTATCGCTCATGCCTCCGATTGATTCACAGGACAAAATTGCGAATGGCAATACAATAATCATGGTAAATAAAATAAACTTTTTCATGGATTACTCCCTCCTTGGATATACATTTTTGTACAGTCCTTCATGTGTAGTATTATTATGACCTATTACTGTTTTCAAGTAAATAACTAATACCAATTCGCCTTCATTCATACAACTTCGTTGCCTTCGTCGTCATCTCCTTGTCGCCCGGGTACCCTCTGGGTGCTATCTTTGAATCCGAATTGGTATAAGCTAAGGTTTTGCCACCTATGTATGATATTTCTCATTTACATATGCCATGGCTTCATCTATTGCTTTTGCCGTTAAATCCAAGTCTTCTTCGGTGTGCCTGTGGCTGATATATGCATGATGATGGGGGGTAAAAAAGAAGCCTCTGCGGATAAGCTGGGTGTAAAAATCATCCCGTCTGTCTTTCTGGGTATTTGCTTCATCCTTCTTGAAGGTTACAAAAAACATCGGCGCAACACCGCTTAATTCGGCCCCAACGTCATATTTGTTGATGATGCCCTGGATCTTTTTCATAAGACGGGCGCCTTTTTCCCATATGTTTTCAATAACATTGTCACGTTCCATGATTTCAATGGTTTTTAGAGCGGCAATATACCCGTCACTGTTCGGGAAAAAGGTTGAAGAGATGAAAAGCTTGGATGCTGCAGCCATCATAACGTCAGCCTTTCCGGTTACAACGCTTATCGCGTATCCGTTGGCCATTCCCTTCCCAAGGACCGTCAAATCGGGGGTGACTTTATAAAGTTCCTGCGCCCCGCCCATTCTGAGCCTGAAGCATGTACGGACTTCATCAAATATTAGAATTGCGCCATATTTGTTGGCTAATTCTCGGACACCTTCAAGAAAACCGGGCATTGGTTCCTGCATCTTCTGATGGTTATGATGTCCGAAAGGTGTCATAATGATGGCGGCTGTCTGATTGCCATATTTTGCCATCAAGTCCTCAAGCTGAGCGAGATTATTATAATGAAATTCATGTACATCCTCGTAGAACTTTTCGGGAATGCCGCCTTTCATCTCAACGCACCAGTCATGCCAGCCGTGGTAGCCGCAGCGCATAACTTTGGTCCGGTTCGTATACGCCCTCGCAATGCGGATGGCTGCCGTAGTGGCATCTGAACCTGTTTTTAAAAAGATGCTCAATTCTGCACTTGGAATGAGTTTGTTGAGTTTCTTTGCAAGCTCATTCTGATACCTCTGTGTGAGCGAGAAGCAGAAGCCTTTGTCTTTTATCTGCCTGATAACAGCATCATCAACTTCTTCTTCTCTGTAACCCAGGATAATCGGCCCATAGCCACAGAGGAAGTCGATAAATTCATTTCCATCAACATCGGTCAGTCTGCAGCCTTTGCCGTATTCAAGAAAAATAGGATACTCTCCCATGATAAAATCACCGGGTTTTCTGGCACCCAGGACTCCAGCTGGAACCAGTGTTTTTGCCTCCTCAAAAAGCTCCTGACTTTTCGTTATGTTCAATTTTTTAACTTCTTTCATAAATATCCTCCTTTAATTTGTCTCAGTTTTTCAAAAATTATTGCTATTTTTTTGTAAAACTTTTTTATTTTTTATCATTGTTTCAATTACTCTTACTCTCATAACGGCCTTCAGCAGGTAATCGTGAATTTTTTGGGCATTTAGCCTCATCGCTGCCCCTCTTTGGCCCAAAAAACCCAATGCCTTTCTGATCGTTTGAATCAAGATACACATGGAGGAATTGTCCGGGGTGTATGGAAGGTATGTGGATCACCCTCACAACACTCTCACAGTTCTTCATCTCCGGAGCGAAATCGAGAAACACACTCTCACTAGCTAAAAAAAAGTCCTCGTTGAAGATCGCCCCGGGACTCTCAGGAAAAAGGGGGACCATCACGATGTTTGCCTCCACCAAATCCTGAAAGAAGTGGGTGCCATAGGAAACCTCAGGGGTGTACCCTTCTTTTGCAAAGGCAACTTCTGCCAATAACTTGGTCTTTCTGATGTCGGAATAGGTGACCTTCACCCCCAGGTTGATATCATTACTACCCCAGCGACCAGGTCCCATCAGGGCATATCGGTTATCGGAAAGCCGCTTGTTCAACAGATTGACGGCACGGGCAATCTCCATCTTTTCTTCAAAGGTACGCAGTCTATCATAGGCCTTCGGATCCACGTAGACCACATAATCCAAATCCTCCACGATGCCGTTGACAAGGCCGGCGTTAGTCGTAAAGAGAATCTTATCCCGAGGAACATCCGTGGGAACGATCACGTGATCAGGTTCGGCCCGCATGGAAAGAGACCGGCACTGGAGGATGTAGAGCTTCTCATCGTCCCATGCAAACTCCATATCAACCGGGCGCCCGTAAGCCGCTTCCACCTTGGAGAGGATCTTTTTCGCGAGGTGTACGAAAGGGGTGTTTTTCAACAGATTCTCAAAGGTCAGACAAGGAATGCCCTTGCTCAAATCCTGGCCTTTAAAGTGGGGCGCAGCCAGGTTTCCATCCTGATTAATGGAGACGGCATAGTAGAGATCGGGATGATCTATTTCTCTCCTCAGCGTAAGAAAATCGACAGTTTCCAAGAAGCCGGTTTCCAGGTTCAGAACGTCCACCTGCCTTTGGGAATATTTTTCGATCTGGGAAGCGCTGATTTCAGGCCGCAACAGGGGGTGGCTCAGGGGAATCATGCGAGGGTAATCGGAACCAACGCGGTCTACTGCACGGGTAGCCAACCCCAGGACAATCCGTGCCAACCCTTCCTCCTTCCTGATCTTGGGGCTCCAGGCATAGATATTACGCGAGAAAAGCACCCCGGACACAAAGGGGAAGAAATATTTGCCGAACTGCCTGCCCACAACTTTCTGCACCACCATGGCCATGCGCTCGTCAAAGTCGAGCAATCCATGATCGAGGCGGTAGAGGATCGGGTCTGGCGCAAAGGTACTGGCAAAGACCCGCTTCATTCCATGGATGAACTGGTCCAGTCGGGTCTCCAGATCTCCCTGATTAGTGAGAAAGACGGAGAGATACTTGCCCGCGAAGGCAAGGCCAAAGCTGTCCTCCAGCATGCTTGAAGAACGGATAATGATCGGGTGTTC
Proteins encoded in this region:
- a CDS encoding PEP/pyruvate-binding domain-containing protein, translated to MNGPWNIFKIHLLTRKKGQFPHISGLINNAFIEALEQRGIITRERLHDLAIEGLKADDTEEGTEENLQEYVDALTDAYVANFLTPWEIENYINLARKREKAQILSMVANRDQATSMEIYRALRETCEIPQGEVYMSPEEAIGIRVALLSRFFSSQLPFVTLAKNHIVYRDIDKILQRTLWSRKRPGRLGGKAAGMNLARAILLPSLKERDPELERYIRTPDTWYLNSGVFSEFLDRNNLYLFHTFKYKDREAIEEESQRVEERFKSAEFADEVVEDFRKILTEIGEHPIIIRSSSMLEDSFGLAFAGKYLSVFLTNQGDLETRLDQFIHGMKRVFASTFAPDPILYRLDHGLLDFDERMAMVVQKVVGRQFGKYFFPFVSGVLFSRNIYAWSPKIRKEEGLARIVLGLATRAVDRVGSDYPRMIPLSHPLLRPEISASQIEKYSQRQVDVLNLETGFLETVDFLTLRREIDHPDLYYAVSINQDGNLAAPHFKGQDLSKGIPCLTFENLLKNTPFVHLAKKILSKVEAAYGRPVDMEFAWDDEKLYILQCRSLSMRAEPDHVIVPTDVPRDKILFTTNAGLVNGIVEDLDYVVYVDPKAYDRLRTFEEKMEIARAVNLLNKRLSDNRYALMGPGRWGSNDINLGVKVTYSDIRKTKLLAEVAFAKEGYTPEVSYGTHFFQDLVEANIVMVPLFPESPGAIFNEDFFLASESVFLDFAPEMKNCESVVRVIHIPSIHPGQFLHVYLDSNDQKGIGFFGPKRGSDEAKCPKNSRLPAEGRYESKSN
- a CDS encoding aminotransferase class III-fold pyridoxal phosphate-dependent enzyme, which produces MKEVKKLNITKSQELFEEAKTLVPAGVLGARKPGDFIMGEYPIFLEYGKGCRLTDVDGNEFIDFLCGYGPIILGYREEEVDDAVIRQIKDKGFCFSLTQRYQNELAKKLNKLIPSAELSIFLKTGSDATTAAIRIARAYTNRTKVMRCGYHGWHDWCVEMKGGIPEKFYEDVHEFHYNNLAQLEDLMAKYGNQTAAIIMTPFGHHNHQKMQEPMPGFLEGVRELANKYGAILIFDEVRTCFRLRMGGAQELYKVTPDLTVLGKGMANGYAISVVTGKADVMMAAASKLFISSTFFPNSDGYIAALKTIEIMERDNVIENIWEKGARLMKKIQGIINKYDVGAELSGVAPMFFVTFKKDEANTQKDRRDDFYTQLIRRGFFFTPHHHAYISHRHTEEDLDLTAKAIDEAMAYVNEKYHT
- a CDS encoding glycine zipper 2TM domain-containing protein translates to MKKFILFTMIIVLPFAILSCESIGGMSDTTKGAAVGAGLGAIAGQVIGGNTAGTLIGVAGGALAGALVGHEMDYQKQKKADDAQKQKAVYASPDTTQPPPGRWMEVPGQWVNGQWVPAHKVWVPVNP